In one Streptomyces venezuelae genomic region, the following are encoded:
- a CDS encoding LuxR family transcriptional regulator: MDDHLGRPPAETVFTPEAPVPGPRTAVPEPRTVVPELPGWLVPRPRLAERLSRGVLGPLTVVVGPVGAGKSALATEWLHTGRAPGPVACVRCEGREERPDVFWPRILTALRGAGVDLPAFDDVPVNELLVARLSARLALRAAPVVLVLDDFQPEPGSPVAEGVVSLLRHTSSMLRLVVLSRRDPPLHLHRYRLARELTELRTADLAFTDAETASLLSQHGLDVARHVVRALRRRTAGWAAGIRLAAMSMQGQLHPDQFIARFAGDDEAIVTYLVEEVLDAQSPEMRRLLLTTSVLEHVNAELATEVAGADAGRYFAMLVRQNSFLQPEGQGWFRCHRMFADVLQLRLQHELPGSVAGVHRRAAAWLAAHGCLAAAVGHALAADDAHYAARLVVDQLGIGQLLGLTATRLPDIPGQWTPAEARTEDPEPVLVAAAAQHTDADAVADALAEAARLTDGLPDAEADRMLRCRLTHAVIRMAAEHSRDPAAARTAAAEARALCARLPAHALAERPEIRALTLFVLGRAELRAGDLKAAEPLLTSGLKAAGATENGTLRRGCLVELALLEAVRGRFRAAGEFATLATRPPLPTWTARDSSNATLLVVRAWVALARGEPATVRAELGHVGAALHALPDPFTAGVASLVGRLVNIAEQALPAAPGALLDTAGPWLPPTLRQPLTRACAASLDTPCARARHSEPGDGHGTADVAVERLTAREEDVLGRLSQMMTTEEIAEDLYLSVNTVKTHLKSVYRKLSVSRRSAAVRRARELQLL, translated from the coding sequence ATGGACGACCACCTGGGGAGGCCGCCCGCCGAGACCGTCTTCACACCCGAAGCACCCGTGCCGGGACCCCGCACGGCCGTGCCCGAACCCCGCACCGTCGTTCCCGAACTGCCCGGGTGGCTCGTCCCGCGCCCGCGGCTCGCCGAACGGCTCTCGCGCGGCGTGCTCGGGCCGCTGACCGTGGTCGTGGGGCCGGTGGGAGCGGGCAAGTCCGCACTCGCCACGGAGTGGCTGCACACCGGCAGGGCCCCCGGCCCGGTGGCCTGTGTGCGGTGCGAGGGGCGCGAGGAGCGCCCGGACGTCTTCTGGCCACGCATCCTGACCGCGCTGCGCGGCGCGGGCGTGGACCTTCCCGCCTTCGACGACGTGCCCGTCAACGAACTGCTCGTCGCACGGCTCTCCGCCCGGCTCGCGCTGCGTGCCGCGCCGGTCGTGCTGGTGCTCGACGACTTCCAGCCGGAGCCGGGCTCACCGGTCGCCGAGGGCGTCGTCAGCCTCCTGCGGCACACCTCGTCCATGCTGCGCCTGGTCGTGCTCTCGCGCCGGGACCCGCCGCTGCACCTGCACCGCTACCGGCTCGCCCGCGAACTCACCGAACTGCGCACCGCCGACCTGGCGTTCACCGACGCGGAGACCGCGTCGCTGCTGTCCCAGCACGGACTGGACGTGGCCCGCCACGTGGTCAGGGCGCTGCGGCGGCGCACCGCGGGCTGGGCGGCGGGGATCAGGCTCGCCGCGATGTCGATGCAGGGGCAGCTCCATCCGGACCAGTTCATCGCCCGGTTCGCCGGTGACGACGAGGCGATCGTGACGTACCTGGTGGAGGAGGTGCTCGACGCGCAGTCCCCCGAGATGCGCAGGCTGCTGCTGACGACGAGCGTCCTGGAGCACGTGAACGCGGAGCTCGCCACGGAGGTCGCGGGCGCCGACGCGGGACGGTACTTCGCCATGCTCGTACGGCAGAACTCCTTCCTGCAGCCCGAGGGGCAGGGCTGGTTCCGCTGTCACCGGATGTTCGCCGACGTGCTCCAGCTCAGGCTCCAGCACGAACTGCCGGGCAGCGTCGCCGGAGTGCACCGGCGGGCCGCCGCCTGGCTGGCCGCCCACGGCTGCCTCGCGGCGGCGGTCGGTCACGCCCTCGCGGCGGACGACGCCCACTACGCCGCCCGTCTGGTGGTCGACCAGCTGGGCATCGGACAGCTCCTGGGCCTCACGGCGACACGGCTGCCGGACATACCGGGCCAGTGGACCCCCGCGGAGGCACGGACGGAGGACCCCGAACCCGTGCTCGTCGCCGCGGCCGCGCAGCACACCGACGCCGACGCGGTCGCGGACGCGCTGGCGGAGGCGGCCCGGCTGACCGACGGGCTGCCGGACGCGGAGGCCGACCGGATGCTCAGGTGCCGGCTCACGCACGCGGTGATCCGGATGGCGGCGGAACACTCCAGGGACCCCGCGGCCGCGCGGACCGCGGCCGCCGAGGCGAGGGCCCTGTGCGCACGGCTGCCCGCGCACGCGTTGGCGGAGCGGCCGGAGATCAGGGCGCTGACGCTGTTCGTGCTGGGGCGCGCGGAGCTGCGCGCCGGAGACCTGAAGGCGGCCGAGCCCCTGCTCACGAGCGGCCTCAAGGCGGCGGGAGCCACCGAGAACGGCACCCTGCGCCGGGGCTGCCTGGTGGAGCTCGCCCTGCTCGAAGCGGTCCGCGGCCGCTTCCGCGCGGCCGGCGAGTTCGCCACGCTCGCGACCAGGCCGCCCTTGCCCACCTGGACCGCGCGGGACAGCTCCAACGCGACACTGCTGGTCGTACGGGCATGGGTCGCCCTCGCACGCGGCGAACCGGCAACCGTACGAGCCGAGTTGGGGCACGTGGGCGCCGCGTTGCACGCGCTGCCCGACCCGTTCACCGCGGGCGTCGCGTCCCTGGTCGGGCGGCTGGTCAACATCGCCGAACAGGCCCTGCCCGCGGCCCCCGGGGCGCTCCTGGACACCGCGGGACCGTGGCTGCCCCCGACACTGCGGCAGCCCCTGACGAGGGCCTGTGCGGCCTCGCTCGACACGCCCTGCGCCCGGGCCCGCCACTCCGAGCCCGGCGACGGGCACGGCACGGCCGACGTCGCGGTCGAGCGGCTCACCGCCAGGGAGGAGGACGTGCTGGGGCGGCTGTCGCAGATGATGACGACCGAGGAGATCGCGGAGGACCTCTACCTCTCGGTCAACACGGTGAAGACCCACCTGAAGAGCGTCTACCGCAAGCTCTCCGTGTCCCGCAGGTCGGCGGCGGTACGGCGGGCGCGGGAGCTCCAGCTGCTGTGA
- a CDS encoding helix-turn-helix transcriptional regulator encodes MHAVTAHPLCVAHDGRVPTARPPVPGRGAGLRRALRASGHAPDRTDALETACLVWLAGVLVEIAGKAADARTAKLLADEASAALTAVASVPAAPLAASFTAPLTAPLTRRELVVLRELRENENVPLRRIADSLHVSLNTVRSQTRSVYRKLGVSSRSQALHRARELHLL; translated from the coding sequence ATGCACGCGGTGACGGCGCATCCCCTGTGCGTGGCGCACGACGGCCGGGTGCCGACGGCACGGCCGCCGGTGCCGGGCCGCGGGGCCGGACTGCGCAGGGCCCTGCGCGCGTCGGGGCACGCTCCGGACCGCACGGACGCGCTGGAGACCGCCTGTCTCGTGTGGCTGGCCGGAGTGCTCGTGGAGATCGCCGGGAAGGCGGCGGACGCGCGCACGGCGAAGCTGTTGGCGGACGAGGCGTCGGCGGCCCTCACGGCGGTGGCGTCGGTCCCGGCCGCGCCCCTCGCCGCGTCTTTCACCGCCCCCCTCACCGCACCGCTCACCCGCCGCGAACTCGTCGTGCTGCGGGAGCTGCGGGAGAACGAGAACGTGCCGCTGCGCCGGATCGCCGACAGCCTGCACGTCTCCCTCAACACGGTCCGGAGTCAGACCCGTTCCGTGTACCGCAAACTCGGCGTGAGCTCCCGCTCGCAGGCGCTGCACCGCGCCCGCGAGCTGCACCTCCTCTGA